One genomic region from Phragmites australis chromosome 1, lpPhrAust1.1, whole genome shotgun sequence encodes:
- the LOC133914743 gene encoding cytochrome P450 90D2-like isoform X2: MNLMRDGTSISVPFHRQLQIQLAHRSAGANKHAKITMPTTAAAPWPEPACTAGVALSLLIIAGAGVWMLLSRKLLPATARARERRRRGGSGASKEARLPPGSFGWPLVGETLDFVSCAYSSRPEAFVDKRRLQYGSAVFRSHLFGSATVVTADAEVSRFVLQSDARAFVPWYPRSLTELMGKSSILLINGSLQRRVHGLVGAFFKSPQLKAQVTADMQRCLVPTLAAWRAQGPGALLRIQDHAKTIVFQILVRGLIGLEAGPEMQQLKQQFQEFIVGLMSLPIKLPGTRLYRSLQAKKRMARLIQRIIQEKRRRRILDGEGPRAAPRDAIDVLISDGSDELTDELISDNMIDLMIPAEDSVPVLITLAIKYLSECPLALQQLEEENLQLKRRKTDMGETLQWTDYMSLSFTQHVITETLRMGNIINGIMRKAVRDVEVKGHLIPKGWCVFVYFRSVHLDDTLYDEPCRFNPWRWKEKDASTSSFTPFGGGQRLCPGLDLARLEASIFLHHLVTSFRWVAEEDRIVNFPTVRLKRGMPIRVTSTD, translated from the exons ATGAATCTCATG AGGGACGGCACTTCCATATCTGTACCTTTTCATCGTCAGCTTCAAATTCAG CTCGCTCACCGCTCGGCGGGTGCAAACAAACACGCTAAGATTACCATGCCGACTACCGCCGCCGCTCCCTGGCCGGAGCCGGCGTGCACGGCCGGCGTCGCGCTGTCCCTGCTTATCATCGCCGGGGCCGGCGTGTGGATGCTGCTGTCCCGCAAGCTCCTGCCGGCCACGGCGAGGGCGAGAGAGCGTCGTCGTCGTGGGGGGAGTGGCGCGAGCAAGGAGGCCCGGCTCCCGCCCGGCAGCTTCGGGTGGCCGCTCGTCGGCGAGACGCTGGATTTCGTGTCCTGCGCCTACTCCTCCCGCCCGGAGGCCTTCGTCGACAAGCGCCGCCTCCA GTACGGGAGCGCGGTGTTCCGGTCGCACCTGTTCGGGTCGGCGACGGTGGTGACGGCGGACGCGGAGGTGAGCCGGTTCGTGCTGCAGAGCGACGCGCGCGCGTTCGTGCCGTGGTACCCGCGGTCGCTGACGGAGCTCATGGGCAAGTCCTccatcctcctcatcaacggCAGCCTGCAGCGCCGCGTCCACGGCCTCGTCGGCGCCTTCTTCAAGTCGCCGCAGCTCAAGGCACAGGTCACCGCCGACATGCAGCGATGCCTCGTGCCCACCCTCGCCGCCTGGCGCGCCCAGGGCCCCGGCGCGCTCCTCCGCATCCAGGACCACGCCAAGACG ATAGTGTTCCAAATCCTGGTGAGGGGTCTGATCGGGCTGGAGGCTGGGCCAGAAATGCAGCAGCTCAAGCAGCAATTCCAGGAATTTATTGTCGGCCTCATGTCCCTTCCTATTAAGCTGCCAGGGACTAGGCTCTACAGATCTCTCCAG GCCAAGAAGAGGATGGCGAGGCTGATACAGAGGATCATacaggagaagaggaggaggaggatcctTGACGGCGAGGGGCCGCGTGCCGCCCCCCGCGACGCCATCGACGTGCTCATAAGCGACGGGAGCGACGAGCTCACGGACGAACTGATATCGGACAACATGATCGACCTGATGATCCCGGCAGAGGACTCTGTGCCCGTGCTCATCACGCTTGCCATCAAGTATCTTAGCGAGTGCCCTTTGGCTCTGCAACAATTAGAG GAGGAGAACCTGCAGCTCAAGAGGCGAAAAACTGACATGGGCGAGACCTTGCAGTGGACAGACTACATGTCCTTGTCATTCACACAACAT GTCATAACCGAGACTCTGCGGATGGGCAACATCATCAACGGTATCATGCGCAAGGCGGTCCGGGACGTCGAGGTGAAGGGGCACCTCATCCCCAAAGGTTGGTGTGTGTTCGTGTACTTCCGATCGGTCCACCTCGACGACACGCTCTATGATGAGCCCTGCAGGTTCAATCCATGGAGGTGGAAG GAGAAGGACGCGAGCACTAGCAGCTTCACTCCTTTCGGCGGTGGGCAGAGGCTGTGCCCAGGCCTGGATCTGGCCAGGCTGGAAGCTTCCATTTTTCTGCATCACTTGGTCACCAGCTTCAG GTGGGTAGCGGAGGAGGACCGCATCGTCAACTTCCCAACCGTGCGGCTCAAGCGAGGCATGCCCATCCGGGTCACCAGCACAGACTAG
- the LOC133914743 gene encoding cytochrome P450 90D2-like isoform X1 — translation MNLMRDGTSISVPFHRQLQIQLAHRSAGANKHAKITMPTTAAAPWPEPACTAGVALSLLIIAGAGVWMLLSRKLLPATARARERRRRGGSGASKEARLPPGSFGWPLVGETLDFVSCAYSSRPEAFVDKRRLQYGSAVFRSHLFGSATVVTADAEVSRFVLQSDARAFVPWYPRSLTELMGKSSILLINGSLQRRVHGLVGAFFKSPQLKAQVTADMQRCLVPTLAAWRAQGPGALLRIQDHAKTQIVFQILVRGLIGLEAGPEMQQLKQQFQEFIVGLMSLPIKLPGTRLYRSLQAKKRMARLIQRIIQEKRRRRILDGEGPRAAPRDAIDVLISDGSDELTDELISDNMIDLMIPAEDSVPVLITLAIKYLSECPLALQQLEEENLQLKRRKTDMGETLQWTDYMSLSFTQHVITETLRMGNIINGIMRKAVRDVEVKGHLIPKGWCVFVYFRSVHLDDTLYDEPCRFNPWRWKEKDASTSSFTPFGGGQRLCPGLDLARLEASIFLHHLVTSFRWVAEEDRIVNFPTVRLKRGMPIRVTSTD, via the exons ATGAATCTCATG AGGGACGGCACTTCCATATCTGTACCTTTTCATCGTCAGCTTCAAATTCAG CTCGCTCACCGCTCGGCGGGTGCAAACAAACACGCTAAGATTACCATGCCGACTACCGCCGCCGCTCCCTGGCCGGAGCCGGCGTGCACGGCCGGCGTCGCGCTGTCCCTGCTTATCATCGCCGGGGCCGGCGTGTGGATGCTGCTGTCCCGCAAGCTCCTGCCGGCCACGGCGAGGGCGAGAGAGCGTCGTCGTCGTGGGGGGAGTGGCGCGAGCAAGGAGGCCCGGCTCCCGCCCGGCAGCTTCGGGTGGCCGCTCGTCGGCGAGACGCTGGATTTCGTGTCCTGCGCCTACTCCTCCCGCCCGGAGGCCTTCGTCGACAAGCGCCGCCTCCA GTACGGGAGCGCGGTGTTCCGGTCGCACCTGTTCGGGTCGGCGACGGTGGTGACGGCGGACGCGGAGGTGAGCCGGTTCGTGCTGCAGAGCGACGCGCGCGCGTTCGTGCCGTGGTACCCGCGGTCGCTGACGGAGCTCATGGGCAAGTCCTccatcctcctcatcaacggCAGCCTGCAGCGCCGCGTCCACGGCCTCGTCGGCGCCTTCTTCAAGTCGCCGCAGCTCAAGGCACAGGTCACCGCCGACATGCAGCGATGCCTCGTGCCCACCCTCGCCGCCTGGCGCGCCCAGGGCCCCGGCGCGCTCCTCCGCATCCAGGACCACGCCAAGACG CAGATAGTGTTCCAAATCCTGGTGAGGGGTCTGATCGGGCTGGAGGCTGGGCCAGAAATGCAGCAGCTCAAGCAGCAATTCCAGGAATTTATTGTCGGCCTCATGTCCCTTCCTATTAAGCTGCCAGGGACTAGGCTCTACAGATCTCTCCAG GCCAAGAAGAGGATGGCGAGGCTGATACAGAGGATCATacaggagaagaggaggaggaggatcctTGACGGCGAGGGGCCGCGTGCCGCCCCCCGCGACGCCATCGACGTGCTCATAAGCGACGGGAGCGACGAGCTCACGGACGAACTGATATCGGACAACATGATCGACCTGATGATCCCGGCAGAGGACTCTGTGCCCGTGCTCATCACGCTTGCCATCAAGTATCTTAGCGAGTGCCCTTTGGCTCTGCAACAATTAGAG GAGGAGAACCTGCAGCTCAAGAGGCGAAAAACTGACATGGGCGAGACCTTGCAGTGGACAGACTACATGTCCTTGTCATTCACACAACAT GTCATAACCGAGACTCTGCGGATGGGCAACATCATCAACGGTATCATGCGCAAGGCGGTCCGGGACGTCGAGGTGAAGGGGCACCTCATCCCCAAAGGTTGGTGTGTGTTCGTGTACTTCCGATCGGTCCACCTCGACGACACGCTCTATGATGAGCCCTGCAGGTTCAATCCATGGAGGTGGAAG GAGAAGGACGCGAGCACTAGCAGCTTCACTCCTTTCGGCGGTGGGCAGAGGCTGTGCCCAGGCCTGGATCTGGCCAGGCTGGAAGCTTCCATTTTTCTGCATCACTTGGTCACCAGCTTCAG GTGGGTAGCGGAGGAGGACCGCATCGTCAACTTCCCAACCGTGCGGCTCAAGCGAGGCATGCCCATCCGGGTCACCAGCACAGACTAG